One window from the genome of Macaca fascicularis isolate 582-1 chromosome 7, T2T-MFA8v1.1 encodes:
- the TIMM9 gene encoding mitochondrial import inner membrane translocase subunit Tim9 yields MAAQIPESDQIKQFKEFLGTYNKLTETCFLDCVKDFTTREVKPEETTCSEHCLQKYLKMTQRISMRFQEYHIQQNEALAAKAGLLGQPR; encoded by the exons ATGGCTGCACAAATACCAGAATCTGATCAGATAAAACAG TTTAAGGAATTTCTGGGGACCTACAATAAACTTACAGAGACCTGCTTTTTGGACTGTGTTAAAGACTTCACAACAAGAGAAGTAAAACCTGAAGAG ACCACCTGTTCAGAACATTgcttacagaaatatttaaaaatgacacaAAGAATATCCATGAGATTTCAGGAATATCATATTCAGCAGAATGAAGCCCTGGCAGCCAAAGCAGGACTCCTTGGCCAACCACGATAG